ccacatgccacagagcaactaagcccgtgctccacaactaccgagcctgcgctctagagcccgcgtgccacaattactgaagcccgtgagccacaactactgagcctgcgagccacaactactgaagcccgcgcacctagagcccatgctccgcaataagagaagccaccacaatgagaagcccgcgcactgcaacaaagagtagcccccactcgctgcagctagagaaagcccgcacacagcaatgaagacccaatgcagccataaataaataaataaatttatttactttaaatatatatatatatatttttttccaactcAGAGATCATATCTAATCCAGTTGCGAGTGAAATTAAACACcacaaaaaaaatccttttgtaggaacaaaattgtgttatttgtaatgaggtggatggacctagagtctgtcatacggagtgaagtaagtcagaaagagaaaaacaaataccatatgctaaagcgcatatatggaatctaaaaaaaaacggtactgatgaacctagtggcaaggcagaaatactcagacgtagagaacggacttgaggacacggggagaaggaagggtaagctgggatgaagtgagagagtagcgctgacatatgtacactaccaaatgtagaatagatagctagtgggaagcagccgcatagcacagagagatcagctcggtgctttgtgaccacctagaggggtgggatagggagggtgggagggaggctcaagagggaggggatatggggatatatatatatgtatagctgattcactttgttgtacagcagaaactaacacaacatggtaaagcaattatactccaataaatatattttttaaaaaagaaaaaaatccttttgtCACTCGTATCCGATCTAATTGAAAGTGTTGGAAATTTATATCAGTGTTTTTATCAAGCTGAATCACAAACTCTGTATCAGACTATAATTGCATTAAAGCGTTGCTTCCCTATGTTCTGCAGTAGTACGGATTTGGTAAGATATTCTGAGATACTAAGAGGTTTAATTTTCAACTTGTCAGCTGATGTATCATTTTACCCTCAAAAGTCATATGTCCTATTCCATACATACTGGAAGAATAATTGTTAGCAGTTGTGTGACCCGTTTTCCTTTTTGCCACTTAATGTGTTGTTAAATAGATTATTAGAAGTCTCTTTCATTCATAGCAGATGACAACTTAGAAATCATtgataaatttatgtattttcccTTCGGAAACGTGAGGGACTTATTGACAGGTTACCATGTTATTTTCTCgggtgtgtttttaattttgaagatttTAAGTTTTCGTTTGTAAAAATTTCATCACAAATTATATGTTGTCTCTCATTTTTGTTAAGctttgcatattttattaaatcacACTTAAATAATGTTCATTATAAAACTTTGCATCTACTTCGTCCTTTTCAGAATGCagctcaaataaaataaaaatttttattggttaGTATTTTTCTCAATATTGTCATGTTTACACTTCCAGATCGAGAAGTTGAACTTGAACATACCTCTACATTTTTCCCATCATCTTCCTTCTACTAATAATGATAAAACAACCCAGTATAAGAGCGATGTATATTAGTTcaattaaaatgttataatagggacttccatggtggtgcagtggttaagaatttgcctgcctatgctggagacacgggtttggtccctggtctgggaagatcccacatgctgcggagcaactaagcccatgagccataactaccgagcctccgctctagagtctgcaagccacaactactgagcccatgtgcctagagcccgtgcttcacaacaagagaagccgccgcaatgagaagcctgtgcaccacaatgaagagtagcccctgctcgccgcaactagagaaagcccgcgcgcagcaacgaagacccaatgtagccaaaaaaaaaaaaaagttataatagCCACCaactggggaaaaaatgtcagATAACTTTCTTCCCCCAAAATACTCTGAATACTAATTAAATAATACTCAGTTGAGAGTCTTCACAATTTCCTGACCCAAATAAAAAACTGCGGTTCTTCACAACTAACTGCACATTATAATATACAATTAAACTGTACAACATTAACGTCCTGATAGGAAATTGATCAAGTTAGCCATCATATACCAGAAAACTGAAGGAGATGCCCAgggccagctacataatttgcagggcccagtgcacAATGAAAATGTAGGACCCTGCTTGGACATAAGTCAATCCCCCATTTCCAAGGGCCCATCACCCCAACCCACGTCAGACAGGTGTGCCCAGTGGAATGTGGCAGCAGTCGAGAGACAGGGGCAGAAATGGGGAAACCAGGTGACCCAGTGCACCTGGGGTGGCGTGGAGGGGTGGCTGAGAACCTGtcccagagaggcagggaggcGATGAGACATAGACACCGTGGAAGGCAGGTCATGTATGAGCCGAGGCTCCAAGCCCCCAGTGCCTGCTTCATTGTCCCATCTGACTTCACTGATACAACACAAATTCAAAGATTAAATTaataagaatttcaaaacagtgACAGCAAAGCATTAGATTCCAAGTACAGGACACTTCTGTGTGTTGGGCCCTGAACAATGGCACTGGTGGCACCcccatgaagccagccctggAGAGGGCAGTGAGCAAAAGAGTGAATGATGTTCCCAGCTAACTCACCCCATCTCACACAGCTAGCTGGTCCTCACATGGTTGCCATGACAGCTGTTTGGGGATGAAGGGTATGTGATGCCCtctcctaatcttttttttttctttcacgtCATGACCAACTTATCACATCTAAGGGCTTATCTCTCTTAGGGCCTGTCCTCACGAGGTGAGAAGTGTCAGGAAAGCAACCTGGTACAGCAGCAAGAATGGGACCAGGAGTCAGACAACGCCGGTTGTCTCCCTCTAACCTTCCACACCGTGGGCGCGTCCCTTCATCactctgggcctctgcttcctATTGCTAAATTCCTCATGTTATAATGGTGgcttccttattattattattaatgaaaggGTTAGACTAGGTCACCTCTAACattgcctccagctctgtttctggGAGAAGGAAACAATGCAAATAGATGTTTGGCAAAAGGCATTTGGCCTCTTGACTGTTTTATCTCCCTTTTCAGTGGACTGGTTGTAATCAGTATAATTTGATTTATCAAAGCCATATCTGAGCTGTTTGGTGTGGTGTTGTCACCacataaaagacaaaagtaaggAGGTGTGAGTAATTTGGATGTGTGTAGGCAAAGGAAGCTCTCATTTCCTTAGGGCCCAGAGCAGATAGGCTAATTCTGTGactccagattttaaaataacaataattagtACCTGTGACAGTTCTTTTATCTAAGGTGCTCATAGGGCTTTGTTGTCTTTAACCCATTAATTCACCTGCCTCAAGCCATCAGGGGGTCAGGAGGAATCTCCTTAGCAGACTAGCACACCAGTAACCAAACCTCACAACAGTGAGGAATGCCATGACTAAGGCCAGTCAGAactgggtgggaggagagacaggGTCACCAAAATAGTCCTCTTGGAAGAATTAAATGGGAAATCTTCCTGTTGCTCTCCTAACAGCAATTTCACAGCTCACAGGGTCTTTTGGGTGAATCCTCCTGGATGTCACATTTTAGCATCTGGAAAATTCCTTTACGCTTAACGTAAACTTTAGATTAGCTTTTACAGCTTCAGACAGACCGTGATTATGCCCAAAGCAAGTAAAGGGGAGGACTCTTCTCCCTAGAATCATCTtctctcagaggaaaaaaaaagctttttaaagttagggaatcttgggacttccctggtggcgcagtggttaagaatccgcctgccaatgcaggggacacaggtttgagccctggtccaggaagatcccacatgctgtggagcaactaagccctcaagccacaactgctgagcctgcgctctagagcccgcaagccacaactgctgagcccaggtgccacaactactgaagcccacgtgcctagagcccgtgctccacaagagaagccaccgcaatgagaagcccgcgcaccacaaagaagagtagcccccgctcacctcaactagagaaagcctgcgcacagcaacaaagacctaatgcagtcataaataaataagttttaaaaaataaaaaataaagttaaagagCCTTTATATGATAGAACACCACTGCAGAATGAATTTGTCCAGGGTTTGTTAAGATTCTGATTTACTTGCAGGTGGTTTCCATTTAAAAGCATTGGTTGGAAAACCACACTGCTAAAAAGTACCTTCACATGGCCTGGAATTCTATCATTAGAATCCTTCAATTAATCAACCCATCCATCACCTAGGAGGTGCTCCCCACAGGGCCAGGTGCTATGGGGACATAAAATGTGGAGCCTAACCTCCAAGCAACTACAAGTCTAATCAAGGGGATGAGACCACtacaaataaaagtaattaatagatgtattatttaaattcatttattgctTATAGTTATTAATAAATtgattaatacaaataaaatgggaagaaaatattatttccataATTTTGGACAACACAGACCCTACATGTTGTAGAGTTCCTGGCAGGAGTGATCAGTGAGGGCCAGAGTGATCAGGGAAGCTCACAGAGGAGGTAAGATGAACTAGACGTCAGATGTAGGGAAAGTATATTTGGGTAGGAAGCAGGATCAATGGGAATTGAGCACAGAGGATAAGTGGGAGGAAAGCAAACGGTAGTTCAGGACAGGGACACCCCTAAGAGAAGGCAAGCAGATGGGAGAGAGAAAACCAACGTGAATAAAACACAGGGTCAGCAGACCTGAAGGAGATATGgttggatgggggagggaggggccagtTCACAGGGACACTTGAAACCACGCTAACAAGCACTGATTGGGGTCTTCAGGAGTCCTCTGTCAAATGCAAATATccatatattcaatatcctgtaataaaccataacagaaaagaacatgaaaaagaacatatataaacagcaaagatatatatatctctgaaccactttgctgtataccagaatctaacataacattgtaaatcaactatacttcaattttttaaaattaattgtggataactaatagggacctaatatctagcacagggaactctactcaatactctgtaatagcctattcgggaaaggaatctaaaaaaagagtggatatatgtataactgattcacttttccgtacagcacaaactaacacaacattgtaaatcaactataccccgataaaaaattttaaaaaataaaattaaaataatagttcatttaaaaaatgaaagcaaggaaaacctccaaacatttttttaaaaggcaagtatCCAGGAAAAGAACCAAGGAGTTAAGTAAATTTGAAGGGGAGCTTGGGGGGTGGCCTGCAGTCAGTATAGCCTGGACCCTGTACTGCGCGCTCTATTATTCGTCaccacagagaaaaagaatatgtTATACCAATATCAGCTGGAACTTTTAACTGCAAGTTCTTCTATCTTGGGCCCTGGGAAAGCCCCAATGGAATGAGACCGAGAAAGAGTACGTTCTGATGGGGGTGAGGAGAGCAAGGAGAGCGGGAAATTATACCAAAGGCTTTGGCAATCCCGGAAGAGCTGGTCCAGGTAGGGACCCCACCTGATGGGCAGCCAAAGCCTGAGGAACCACCTCcacaggagaggaaaagaaacggGCAGAGCAGAGAAGACAAATTTCCCCTAATTCACACTGATGCCAACCACTGGCCCTTTTGATGTGTGTGACCCTTCTTTACGGCCCAGTAAACATCTTATTCCTCTGGGATGGATGCTTTTTTGGGTCTTATGATCAAGATGTGGGGAAGACTGGAGATGGCTTTTTAGGGAGCAGGTCAGAAGAAGAATGAAGTGTCCTCACGTGAGCCCAACAGAGGGCCTCTCGCAGCCTCCAGGTCACAtgggaggctgtggggagggggcggtCTTTCCTAAAGCCACACCCCTTTATAGGCCCTGCAGGAACCCGAGTGCGGGCCTCCATCCTTCTGCCCGTTTGGGGAGAGATTAAAGACGCTGAGGTTGTCTCCTTCTTACTCATTGGCAGTTACAACCTCGCAGCCACTACAGTCTCAGCCTCCAGCGTGCACGCAGAGGAGGTAAGTGGGACTGAAGGGGCCATGCCCTCAGCTGTCAGCCTGGGTCACTCCAGGTAGCTGGCTTGGGAATAGCTGAAGGGGAGTAGAGCTAGGGGTATTCAGCTGCAAGGTACTTGTTTCCAAATGAATATATGTGATGTTTTTCTAGACAACCCCAGGCAAGGCGTAGAGTTTGGTGCTAAACTCTCCAAAAAGTTAATCGAAGGCAGAGACCTTTTTGTAAAATTCTTCGACAGACCAACAGTGGGTATTTAACTGTAATGCGCTGTCTTGGATTGACTTGAATTAAAAGAAGGAAGAGTCATTAAAATGACTGGGAAAAATCATCTGCCTGTCTCCTTCGAGCAGTGCCTCATGTCTTGAATGATCAAATGGTCCATTAATGTTGACAACCCTTGTTCTGCAGCCTGCTATAACTGGAGTCCTAACCATCATGCAAACGTTGTCACATGCCCGATTTTTATGAAAAAGATCCTGCCTTAGCCTTCAGAAAGCCTTGGTGGAAATTATGACATGAAAATTCATGAGTTTTCTGGAGCCCCTAAGCGAAGATGGTTCTCCTTTCCCAGCAGGATAGAGCTAGGATAGTTTGGAGGGGTTGATAGTTTTGAGCTATTTCATTCAGTAGGTCCAGGTGTCTTCATGTGGGAATCAGAGATATTATAGTGTCCTGCCCAAGACTACCCAACAGGGGTTCTTGAGGGTGCAGGTAAAGTTATGAAGTTatgtttgctccttttttttttttttttttgcacgggAACACAAGACCATTCTCGTGAGGTCCACCTACAAGTCACCATGAATGAGGACTGCGAAGAGTCCACTGGGGACTGTTACTTCCTCTGTGACACCGCGGGAGCATGGGGCATTGTTCTGGAGTCCCTGGCATCAATTGGCATAGCAGTTACGGTTTTGCCACCCCGGCATTTCTCTTCCTCATGAGAAGGGTTCAAGACCGCAGCCAGTGGAATGTCCTCCCCACCCagttcctcttcctcctgggtGGGCTGGGGCTCCTCAGCCTTGCTTTTCTGCCTTCCTCATCCAGCTCAACCAGCAGACTGCCCCCCTCCGCTACTTTCTCTTTGGGGTCCTCTTTGCTGTCTGTTTCTCGTGACTCTTGACTCATGCCTCCAACCTGGTGAAGCTGGTCTGGGGTCAAGTGTCCTCCTCTTGGACGACGATTCTGTGCATTGCTATCGGTGTCAGCCTGTTGCAGACGATCATCGCCACTGAGTATGTGACTCTCATCGTGACCAGAGGTACGATGTTTATGGATATGACACCCTGTCAACTCAACGTGGACTTCGCGGTCCTCCTGGTTTATGTGCTCTTCCTGCTGGCCCTTACGTTCTTCGTCTCCAAAGCCACCTTCTGTGGGCCGTGTGAGGATTGGAAGCGGCGCAGAAGGCTCATCTTCCTCACCGCGCTCATCTCCATCATCATATGGGTGGTGTGGGTCTCCATGCTCATGAGAGGCAACCCAACGGGACGACCCTGTCCTCTGCATCGCCCTGGTCACCAATGCGTGGGTCTTCCTGCTGCTGTACTTCATACCAGAGCTGTGCTTTCTCTAGAGATCGTGTCAGCAGGATTGCCCTCTGCAAGGCAATGCCTGCCCACTCCCAGCTTAGGAACGCAGCTTCAGAGCGGAGAATCAGCAACTCTCAAGAGGTACTTTCCTGGGGAGCTTGGGGAAGCTCTCCCGTAAGAGAAGCAGGAGAAAAAACAgggcaagaggaaagaaaagggaatggTCAGAATTTAGGTGGGTGACGACATAGCTCAAGCCTGGAGACGGGGACACTCAGAGTCAAGGTTAAACTTTTCTGAATAATCAGTTCCTCCGAAATACAGAGATTTATGGGGAGAGGCCAAGACAGAAATGATTCAAAGGCCCTAAATAGAAAGGGTGTGGCTCTGAGTATTCATGCTGGATAAAGAAAGGCACCCACTATAAAATGAGTTCACCAGCCCCAGATTAGGCGTGGGCCATGCCATTGCATGACACATCATGCTAAGTGCAGATGTTCTGGTCATCAAGTGCAAGAGCAACCCTGGCACCAGTGActgacatttttcaaatttaagtCTCAAAGCTGACTTGCCCAGATATCATAACAGACTGATCTGTACGACTCATCACCTCATTAGAGTCTCAAAGCCCAACGACTTCTGGATTCCTACTTTGCAAATCATTCACTCCTTGAAAGCCTTCGAGGTTTACACGAAGTGACAGGAGGAGCCATGAAGTCAGAATTCTGAGCAAGAGTCTCAGATGTGTCATcattaatagaaataaagaacttGCTTATGTGACATTTTCATCATAATTTCTGGGTCGGATTTGTATCCTTATATAAGACCGAGCCACCTGACTATATGctgttaaagaataaaatatattatccaTGATAACAAGGAGGCTTGGACCCCAACAAACGGGGGGAATTAGTGGCTAATTTCGGTTATCTGGAAATACGTCAAAACTCATTAAGCCCTTTCTGAAATATCTGGCCTATTATTCATAACCCAGCATCACAGTTTTACATCAAATTTTGTGTCTTAATAGGCATCTGATTTCTCACAGTGTATTTCTAATGTGCAAAGAtgatgttattttatatattgtatagcacacaTGATGCTCACCAGGCTCAAAAACATGAATAGAAGGTTTCCTTTTAAATCAGACACTTTTCTGAGCTGTAATCTATGGCTAATTACATACTCAAATTCAATCCTGTTCAGATGGAAGCATCCACTAATTCTTTTCAGTTCAGTTGACCACGAGTTGGAAATTGACACTATACATccttcttttaagagtttttcattgcttttgatGATGTGAGGtttggggcagaattgcagagtctatctttcttttttttttttttttttttttgtggtacgcgggcctctcattgccgtggcctctcccgttgcggagcacaggctccggacgcgcaggctcagcggccatggctcacgggcccagccgctccgcggcatgtgggatcttcccggaccgggtcacgcacccgtgtcccctgcatcggcaggcggactctcaaccactgcgccaccagggaagcccgggtctaTCTTTCTTGAAACTACTTCTTATAGTTCTCACCGAAAAATAGGATAAAActtcttttgtttgctttgttgctGTTATGTTTCCAGGAAAcaaaagtcagagagagagagagaaagttcttAGAGTTTCATAATACCCAAAACCCACTGGGACTTGTAATGATCAATTTTCCATACGCCCAAAAGACTAGGCAGGTGTTTAAAGTGTTCTAAGAAGTGTCTTAGTGGAAAAGCAAGAGCTTTCAAAAGCACAGTGTTTCCTTATAACTATCCTTATTACTGGAGCGTGGTTAGAAAATCCATTTCTGCCAGTGATAATCATTGTCAACGTAGCTCAATATTTTGTGGCAGAAAAAAAATCGATAGTGTAGAAAAGAACATATAGATTGCTCTCCAAAACTAGGCAGAATAACCAGAAACTTAAGCTTAGAGAAGGAAATCAGAATTTAGGTCACCTAGAAAAAGTACAAATATCAAAAATTAGAAGAAAGATTAAAACGCAAGAAAAAGTACAGGATGACACCTAGCTAGGAAAAACATACAaagagatacaaaataaataagagtcAGACCAGTACAGtataacaacagtaacaaaaagaaaatcctaagtGTTGCTGTAGGTCGTGAGCTGACAGTGGGAGCCCAGCTCAGgggtgtctgtttttgtttgcctGAGAAACAATCGTAGTGCTGTGTAAACAGACAAGTGGTCAACTGGAACAATCAGGCCATTGTTCTCAGCACCTGTCAGTCTGACAAAAATACCCTTTCCAGCACTGAGATCCACTGATGAGAAGTGTGGGAGAGGCTGGGTGGAAAACCACAGAGATGATGAAGGGGTTATAACATCAGACCTACGTGGAAAGGTTAGGACAATGAAACTGAGGTGGTAGTTCTTAAGCTCTATGTGTCTTTCTCATGGACATTCAGGTTCTCTCTAAACTCTGTACTGAAACACAACAGTCCATGAGGTGTGCATCTGTCATGTGACTCTTCTGATTTATAGCTATGACTCCAGTCACATAATTATTTGATTTACCACTGGGTTGTGAGACCAGAATTATTCCGTTGAAAGAAGAGTTAGACAAGAGGGAATTAGCAGGGAATTTCACACGTATGAATACCTCTCTCCAAGAGGTTGCTgtcctgctttctgtctccagcTAAAGACGATGGGTGGAAAGAGACTCAAATCGAAGCACAAAGCATTTAGATTAACtatgaaactaagagttggtaCCCACTGAAATAGATGAGCAAAGCGGATTAAGGACTTCATTTCCTTGGAAGTCTTTCAAAAGATTAGTCTTTATCTCTCGGAAGTGGCTTAGGGACTTAGTTCGAAGATATAAAAACATCTTGAtggagaatgaaaatgaaatcaggCATATTACTACAAAACACCAAACAAAAGGGTATAAATATTCTTTGCCCCATGTTATAAATGTGTTTCTTAAAAActagactggggcttccctggtggcgcagtggttgagagtccgcctgccgatgcaggggacgcgggttcgtgccccggtccgggagggtcccacatgccgcggagcggctgggcccgtgagccatggccgctgagcctgcacatccggagcctgtgctccgcaacgggagaggccacaacagtgagaggcccgcgtaccgccaaaaaaaaacaaaaacaaaaaaactgtagtctgattgaacttttaaaatcaaatgctCTTTTAACTGAGAATTTTAAATGTGATGTAATTTGCAAGGACCTTAAATATGGACTATCAGCTATGAATCTTTGTTTATGAAGGGAAACTCCTGTTCTAATCATTGTCTGCTTTATCTGTTTTAGATGAATTAGAATATTGTTATATCAAGTTTGCTAAAAGCAAGACCCCTGTATGTTTTAAAGGATCACATAATTGTGGGCATTTTTTCTATCCTGTGTTTAAATATCTACAGACAAATCTAGTATGATTTTTTGAAGGTATTAAGACAGAAATAATGAGGCTATGAAATGTAAAAATGGGTCAATGAATATCAAATGATGTAAAACGAGAGAAAAATGTTCTTGCAAACAGAGGTCCTTCAGATTGTTTTCCTTACAGCAAGTACCAGGCATACCAAGTTCTGGCAAACATAGCCTTTTTTGGACAATTCTCAACATTTTTTGCTTCAAGGTGCCCACCTTACTAGGAGAAACCAAATTTGGATGGTCCCAGGCAGtgtcatttttgtttgttctttcagggggaCAAGCCTGAAAACCTCTCTTTGTCACCCTCTAGAGCTACAGGTCACAAAGAGTGAACTGGCGTAAAGTACAGAAGAAGACGTGGTCTGGGCAAGATTTGCTTGGTGTGAGGACAGACCAGGCAAGGATAATGACCTTCTCCTTGTCATTATGCTTGGGTGACAGCAGAAAGGGTGCAGACCCTGTCCTCACATGCCCTGTCTTCGAGGCTCAGCTCTGCTTCTTACCAACGTTGAGACCCAACCAAGCTCCCCAGCCTCTGGGAACTTAGGCTCCTCGTAGTGAAGTGATGGTCACAGTGTCCCTGCCCCCTCCAGGTATCAATGTAAGGTCTTACTTACTCAGCTCGGATCCATACCAGGAGCTGGTGGCAGGATTAATAGAGAGAAACACTCGACTTTTTGGTAAATTCATGAACAATAAGTCAAGTTGGAGAACTAGGCTTCTCTGATTATGATCTGGTCTGATGAGAGTATTGGAGGAACACGGGTTACCAAGGGGCTGAGTGggaaggagccttgttatgctgcaAGGCACAAAGTTAAACCAAGGATTCAGctcatttctgctgaaagaagaatgttttattttcacgGGATTCAATCCCTCTAAAAAACACCAGTAGGAGAAGGATGTCGGAGCTTCGATTATAACTATACCACCAACACCACCGCCAATAATAATATACAAAGGGAAGCACTATGGTGCTTTCTATACTTCATGTCCTATTCCAAGGGCTTTATAGATATTGATAGATTTAATCTTCAAAGCAACCGTATGAGATAGATTGACTATTATGATCATCATGAAACTCCCATCAGGAAACAGAGGCAACAAAACATTAAGGAACTTGACTGCAGGTAACGCAGCTA
The Globicephala melas chromosome 10, mGloMel1.2, whole genome shotgun sequence genome window above contains:
- the GPRC5D gene encoding LOW QUALITY PROTEIN: G-protein coupled receptor family C group 5 member D (The sequence of the model RefSeq protein was modified relative to this genomic sequence to represent the inferred CDS: inserted 3 bases in 2 codons; deleted 2 bases in 1 codon; substituted 3 bases at 3 genomic stop codons); the encoded protein is MNEDCEESTGDCYFLCDTAGAWGIVLESLASIGIAVTVLXTPAFLFLMRRVQDRSQWNVLPTQFLFLLGGLGLLSLAFAFLIQLNQQTAPLRYFLFGVLFAVCFSXLLTHASNLVKLVWGQVSSSWTTILCIAIGVSLLQTIIATEYVTLIVTRGTMFMDMTPCQLNVDFAVLLVYVLFLLALTFFVSKATFCGPCEDWKRRRRLIFLTALISIIIWVVWVSMLMRGNPTXDDPVLCIALVTNAWVFLLLYFIPELCFLXRSCQQDCPLQGNACPLPAXERSFRAENQQLSRARDSDGAEEEVAVTEYGTPILLQTVDPTQEDFIPWAKVSLQQDAEL